In one Diceros bicornis minor isolate mBicDic1 chromosome 2, mDicBic1.mat.cur, whole genome shotgun sequence genomic region, the following are encoded:
- the BRPF1 gene encoding peregrin isoform X4, translating into MGVDFDVKTFCHNLRATKPPYECPVETCRKVYKSYSGIEYHLYHYDHDNPPPPQQTPLRKHKKKGRQSRPANKQSPSPSEVSQSPGREVMSYAQAQRMVEVDLHGRVHRISIFDNLDVVSEDEEAPEEAPENGSNKENTETPAATPKSGKHKNKEKRKDSNHHHHHNASASTTPKLPEVVYRELEQDTPDAPPRPTSYYRYIEKSAEELDEEVEYDMDEEDYIWLDIMNERRKTEGVSPIPQEIFEYLMDRLEKESYFESHNKGDPNALVDEDAVCCICNDGECQNSNVILFCDMCNLAVHQECYGVPYIPEGQWLCRRCLQSPSRAVDCALCPNKGGAFKQTDDGRWAHVVCALWIPEVCFANTVFLEPIDSIEHIPPARWKLTCYICKQRGSGACIQCHKANCYTAFHVTCAQQAGLYMKMEPVRETGANGTSFSVRKTAYCDIHTPPGSARRLPALSHSEGEEDEDEEEDEGKSWSSEKVKKAKAKSRIKMKKARKILAEKRAAAPVVSVPCIPPHRLSKITNRLTIQRKSQFMQRLHSYWTLKRQSRNGVPLLRRLQTHLQSQRNCDQVGRDSEDKNWALKEQLKSWQRLRHDLERARLLVELIRKREKLKRETIKVQQIAMEMQLTPFLILLRKTLEQLQEKDTGNIFSEPVPLSEVPDYLDHIKKPMDFFTMKQNLEAYRYLNFDDFEEDFNLIVSNCLKYNAKDTIFYRAAVRLREQGGAVLRQARRQAEKMGIDFETGMHIPHSLAGDEAPHHTEDVEEERLVLLENQKHLPVEEQLKLLLERLDEVNASKQSVGRSRRAKMIKKEMTALRRKLAHQRETGRDGSERHGPSSRGSLTPHPAACDKDGQTDSAAEESSSQETSKGLGPNMSSTPAHEVGRRTSVLFSKKNPKTAGPPKRPGRPPKNRESQMTPSHGGSPVGPPQLPIMGSLRQRKRGRSPRPSSSSDSDSDKSTEDPPMDLPANGFSGGNQPVKKSFLVYRNDCSLPRSSSDSESSSSSSSSAASDRTSTTPSKQGRGKPSFSRGTFPEDSSEDTSGTENEAYSVGTGRGVGHSSKYPCPRPGMQGAQCQGLASPLAADPPPLSHSCEVVRKSLGRGAGWLSEDEDSPLDALDLVWAKCRGYPSYPALIIDPKMPREGIFHHGVPIPVPPLEVLKLGEQMTQEAREHLYLVLFFDNKRTWQWLPRTKLVPLGVNQDLDKEKMLEGRKSNIRKSVQIAYHRALQHRSKVQGEQSSETSDSD; encoded by the exons ATGGGGGTGGACTTTGATGTGAAGACTTTCTGCCACAACTTGCGGGCAACTAAGCCACCATATGAGTGTCCCGTGGAGACCTGCCGCAAGGTCTACAAGAGTTACAGTGGTATCGAGTACCATCTGTACCACTATGACCACGACAACCCACCGCCTCCACAGCAGACTCCGCTCCGCAAACACAAAAAGAAGGGGCGCCAGTCACGCCCAGCCAATAAGCAGTCACCCAGCCCCTCAGAGGTATCCCAGTCACCAGGCCGTGAGGTGATGAGCTACGCACAGGCCCAACGCATGGTGGAGGTGGACTTGCATGGCCGTGTCCACCGAATCAGCATCTTTGACAACCTGGATGTGGTGTCAGAGGATGAGGAGGCCCCTGAggaggcccctgagaatggcagcAACAAGGAGAACACTGAGACGCCAGCTGCTACTCCCAAGTCAGGCAAGCATAAAAACAAGGAGAAGCGCAAGGActccaaccatcaccaccaccataatGCTTCTGCGAGCACCACTCCCAAGCTGCCAGAGGTGGTATACCGGGAACTGGAGCAGGACACTCCTGATGCCCCACCCCGGCCAACTTCCTATTACCG GTACATCGAGAAGTCGGCAGAGGAGCTGGACGAGGAAGTGGAGTATGACATGGATGAAGAGGACTACATCTGGCTGGATATCATGAATGAGCGGCGGAAGACAGAGGGTGTGAGTCCCATCCCGCAGGAGATCTTTGAGTACTTAATGGACCGGCTGGAGAAGGAGTCCTACTTTGAGAGCCACAATAAAGGTGACCCCAATGCACTAGTGGATGAGGATGCTGTGTGCTGTATCTGCAACGATGGTGAGTGCCAGAACAGCAATGTCATCCTTTTCTGTGACATGTGCAACCTGGCTGTGCACCAGGAGTGCTATGGTGTCCCCTACATCCCTGAGGGCCAGTGGCTGTGCCGCCGCTGCCTACAGTCACCCTCCCGTGCTGTGGACTGTGCCCTGTGCCCCAACAAGGGTGGTGCCTTCAAGCAGACAGATGATGGGCGCTGGGCCCATGTGGTGTGTGCCCTGTGGATCCCTGAGGTCTGCTTCGCCAACACGGTCTTCCTGGAGCCTATCGACAGCATTGAGCACATCCCACCAGCTCGCTGGAAGCTGACCTGCTACATTTGCAAACAGCGGGGCTCAGGGGCCTGCATCCAGTGCCACAAGGCCAACTGCTACACAGCCTTCCACGTGACATGTGCCCAGCAGGCCGGCCTTTACATGAAGATGGAGCCTGTGCGGGAGACGGGTGCCAACGGCACTTCCTTCAGTGTCCGCAAGACAGCCTACTGCGATATCCACACACCCCCAGGTTCGGCGCGCCGCCTGCCTGCTCTGTCCCACAGTGAGGGTGAGGAGGATGAGGACGAGGAGGAGGACGAGGGTAAGAGTTGGAGCTCAGAGAAGGTCAAGAAGGCCAAGGCCAAGTCCCGGATCAAGATGAAGAAGGCGCGGAAGATCCTGGCAGAGAAGCGGGCAGCAGCACCTGTGGTGTCGGTGCCCTGCATCCCGCCACACAG GCTCAGTAAAATCACCAACCGCTTGACCATCCAAAGGAAGAGCCAGTTCATGCAGAGGCTGCACAGCTACTGGACGCTGAAGCGGCAGTCGCGGAACGGGGTCCCACTGCTCCGTCGCCTGCAGACACACCTACAGTCTCAGAGGAACTGTGACCAAGTTGGG AGAGATTCTGAGGATAAGAACTGGGCCCTCAAAGAACAGCTCAAGTCCTGGCAGCGGCTCCGGCATGACCTGGAGCGAGCTCGGCTGCTGGTTGAGCTGATCCGCAAGCGGGAGAAACTCAAAAGGGAGACG ATCAAGGTCCAGCAGATCGCTATGGAGATGCAGCTGACCCCTTTCCTCATCCTCCTTCGCAAAACCTTGGAGCAGCTCCAAGAGAAGGACACAGGCAACATCTTCAGCGAGCCGGTCCCTCTGTCTGAG GTACCTGACTATCTAGACCACATCAAAAAGCCCATGGACTTTTTCACCATGAAGCAGAACTTGGAGGCTTACCGCTACCTGAACTTTGATGATTTTGAGGAGGACTTCAACCTCATCGTCAGCAACTGCCTCAAGTATAATGCCAAGGACACCATCTTCTACCGGGCGGCAGTGCGGCTCCGAGAGCAGGGTGGCGCTGTGCTCCGCCAGGCCCGGCGCCAGGCAGAAAAAATGGGCATTGACTTTGAGACGGGCATGCATATCCCCCACAGTCTGGCTGGAGACGAGGCCCCACACCACACTGAAGATG TGGAGGAAGAGCGGCTGGTCCTGCTGGAGAACCAAAAGCACCTGCCCGTGGAAGAGCAGCTGAAGTTGTTGCTGGAGCGGCTGGATGAGGTGAATGCCAGCAAGCAGAGCGTGGGCCGCTCACGGCGTGCAAAGATGATCAAGAAAGAGATGACAGCGCTGCGGCGGAAGCTTGCCCACCAGCGGGAAACTGGACGGGATGGGTCTGAGCGGCATGGCCCCTCCAGCCGGGGCAGCCTGACACCCCACCCAGCAGCCTGTGACAAGGACGGGCAGACGGACAGTGCCGCCGAGGAGAGCAGCAGCCAGGAGACAAGCAAAG GCCTAGGTCCCAACATGTCCTCAACCCCCGCACATGAGGTGGGCAGGAGAACCTCAGTTCTGTTCTCCAAAAAGAACCCGAAGACAGCTGGACCGCCCAAGaggccgggccggccccccaaaaacCGGGAGAGCCAGATGACCCCCAGCCACGGAGGCAGTCCTGTGGGGCCCCCTCAGCTCCCCATCATGGGCTCCCTGCGTCAGCGCAAGCGGGGTAGGAGCCCCCGGCCCAGTTCGAGCTCAGACAGCGACAGTGATAAATCCACAGAAGACCCCCCAATGG aCTTACCAGCCAATGGCTTCAGCGGTGGAAACCAGCCAGTGAAGAAGAGTTTCTTGGTGTACCGTAATGACTGCAGCCTTCCCCGGAGCAGCTCAGACTCGGAGtccagcagcagtagcagcagcagtgcTGCCTCAGACCGGACCAG CACAACACCCTCAAAACAAGGCCGGGGCAAGCCCTCCTTCTCTCGGGGCACGTTCCCTGAAGACAGCAGTGAAGATACCTCAGGCACTGAGAACGAGGCCTACTCCGTGGGCACTGGCCGCGGCGTGGGCCACAGCAGTAAGTACCCTTGCCCAAGGCCTGGGATGCAGGGGGCCCAGTGTCAGGGCCTTGCAAGCCCCCTGGCTGCTGATCCACCTCCTCTCTCCCATTCTTGTGAAGTGGTAAGGAAGAGTTTGGGCCGGGGAGCTGGCTGGCTGTCGGAGGATGAGGACTCCCCGCTGGATGCTCTGGACCTGGTGTGGGCCAAATGTCGAGGGTATCCTTCGTACCCAGCTCTG ATCATTGATCCAAAGATGCCCCGGGAAGGTATATTCCACCATGGGGTTCCCATCCCCGTGCCCCCACTGGAGGTGCTGAAACTTGGGGAGCAGATGACCCAGGAAGCCCGAGAGCATCTCTACCTCGTCCTCTTCTTTGACAACAAGCGAACCTG GCAGTGGCTGCCCAGGACTAAGCTGGTTCCTCTGGGCGTGAACCAGGACCTCGACAAGGAGAAGATGCTGGAAGGCCGCAAGTCCAACATCCGCAAGTCAGTGCAGATCGCTTACCACAGGGCTCTGCAGCACCGCAGTAAGGTGCAGGGGGAGCAGAGCAGCGAGACCAGCGATAGTGACTGA
- the BRPF1 gene encoding peregrin isoform X8, with translation MGVDFDVKTFCHNLRATKPPYECPVETCRKVYKSYSGIEYHLYHYDHDNPPPPQQTPLRKHKKKGRQSRPANKQSPSPSEVSQSPGREVMSYAQAQRMVEVDLHGRVHRISIFDNLDVVSEDEEAPEEAPENGSNKENTETPAATPKSGKHKNKEKRKDSNHHHHHNASASTTPKLPEVVYRELEQDTPDAPPRPTSYYRYIEKSAEELDEEVEYDMDEEDYIWLDIMNERRKTEGVSPIPQEIFEYLMDRLEKESYFESHNKGDPNALVDEDAVCCICNDGECQNSNVILFCDMCNLAVHQECYGVPYIPEGQWLCRRCLQSPSRAVDCALCPNKGGAFKQTDDGRWAHVVCALWIPEVCFANTVFLEPIDSIEHIPPARWKLTCYICKQRGSGACIQCHKANCYTAFHVTCAQQAGLYMKMEPVRETGANGTSFSVRKTAYCDIHTPPGSARRLPALSHSEGEEDEDEEEDEGKSWSSEKVKKAKAKSRIKMKKARKILAEKRAAAPVVSVPCIPPHRLSKITNRLTIQRKSQFMQRLHSYWTLKRQSRNGVPLLRRLQTHLQSQRNCDQVGRDSEDKNWALKEQLKSWQRLRHDLERARLLVELIRKREKLKRETIKVQQIAMEMQLTPFLILLRKTLEQLQEKDTGNIFSEPVPLSEVPDYLDHIKKPMDFFTMKQNLEAYRYLNFDDFEEDFNLIVSNCLKYNAKDTIFYRAAVRLREQGGAVLRQARRQAEKMGIDFETGMHIPHSLAGDEAPHHTEDVEEERLVLLENQKHLPVEEQLKLLLERLDEVNASKQSVGRSRRAKMIKKEMTALRRKLAHQRETGRDGSERHGPSSRGSLTPHPAACDKDGQTDSAAEESSSQETSKGLGPNMSSTPAHEVGRRTSVLFSKKNPKTAGPPKRPGRPPKNRESQMTPSHGGSPVGPPQLPIMGSLRQRKRGRSPRPSSSSDSDSDKSTEDPPMDLPANGFSGGNQPVKKSFLVYRNDCSLPRSSSDSESSSSSSSSAASDRTSTTPSKQGRGKPSFSRGTFPEDSSEDTSGTENEAYSVGTGRGVGHSMVRKSLGRGAGWLSEDEDSPLDALDLVWAKCRGYPSYPALIIDPKMPREGIFHHGVPIPVPPLEVLKLGEQMTQEAREHLYLVLFFDNKRTWQWLPRTKLVPLGVNQDLDKEKMLEGRKSNIRKSVQIAYHRALQHRSKVQGEQSSETSDSD, from the exons ATGGGGGTGGACTTTGATGTGAAGACTTTCTGCCACAACTTGCGGGCAACTAAGCCACCATATGAGTGTCCCGTGGAGACCTGCCGCAAGGTCTACAAGAGTTACAGTGGTATCGAGTACCATCTGTACCACTATGACCACGACAACCCACCGCCTCCACAGCAGACTCCGCTCCGCAAACACAAAAAGAAGGGGCGCCAGTCACGCCCAGCCAATAAGCAGTCACCCAGCCCCTCAGAGGTATCCCAGTCACCAGGCCGTGAGGTGATGAGCTACGCACAGGCCCAACGCATGGTGGAGGTGGACTTGCATGGCCGTGTCCACCGAATCAGCATCTTTGACAACCTGGATGTGGTGTCAGAGGATGAGGAGGCCCCTGAggaggcccctgagaatggcagcAACAAGGAGAACACTGAGACGCCAGCTGCTACTCCCAAGTCAGGCAAGCATAAAAACAAGGAGAAGCGCAAGGActccaaccatcaccaccaccataatGCTTCTGCGAGCACCACTCCCAAGCTGCCAGAGGTGGTATACCGGGAACTGGAGCAGGACACTCCTGATGCCCCACCCCGGCCAACTTCCTATTACCG GTACATCGAGAAGTCGGCAGAGGAGCTGGACGAGGAAGTGGAGTATGACATGGATGAAGAGGACTACATCTGGCTGGATATCATGAATGAGCGGCGGAAGACAGAGGGTGTGAGTCCCATCCCGCAGGAGATCTTTGAGTACTTAATGGACCGGCTGGAGAAGGAGTCCTACTTTGAGAGCCACAATAAAGGTGACCCCAATGCACTAGTGGATGAGGATGCTGTGTGCTGTATCTGCAACGATGGTGAGTGCCAGAACAGCAATGTCATCCTTTTCTGTGACATGTGCAACCTGGCTGTGCACCAGGAGTGCTATGGTGTCCCCTACATCCCTGAGGGCCAGTGGCTGTGCCGCCGCTGCCTACAGTCACCCTCCCGTGCTGTGGACTGTGCCCTGTGCCCCAACAAGGGTGGTGCCTTCAAGCAGACAGATGATGGGCGCTGGGCCCATGTGGTGTGTGCCCTGTGGATCCCTGAGGTCTGCTTCGCCAACACGGTCTTCCTGGAGCCTATCGACAGCATTGAGCACATCCCACCAGCTCGCTGGAAGCTGACCTGCTACATTTGCAAACAGCGGGGCTCAGGGGCCTGCATCCAGTGCCACAAGGCCAACTGCTACACAGCCTTCCACGTGACATGTGCCCAGCAGGCCGGCCTTTACATGAAGATGGAGCCTGTGCGGGAGACGGGTGCCAACGGCACTTCCTTCAGTGTCCGCAAGACAGCCTACTGCGATATCCACACACCCCCAGGTTCGGCGCGCCGCCTGCCTGCTCTGTCCCACAGTGAGGGTGAGGAGGATGAGGACGAGGAGGAGGACGAGGGTAAGAGTTGGAGCTCAGAGAAGGTCAAGAAGGCCAAGGCCAAGTCCCGGATCAAGATGAAGAAGGCGCGGAAGATCCTGGCAGAGAAGCGGGCAGCAGCACCTGTGGTGTCGGTGCCCTGCATCCCGCCACACAG GCTCAGTAAAATCACCAACCGCTTGACCATCCAAAGGAAGAGCCAGTTCATGCAGAGGCTGCACAGCTACTGGACGCTGAAGCGGCAGTCGCGGAACGGGGTCCCACTGCTCCGTCGCCTGCAGACACACCTACAGTCTCAGAGGAACTGTGACCAAGTTGGG AGAGATTCTGAGGATAAGAACTGGGCCCTCAAAGAACAGCTCAAGTCCTGGCAGCGGCTCCGGCATGACCTGGAGCGAGCTCGGCTGCTGGTTGAGCTGATCCGCAAGCGGGAGAAACTCAAAAGGGAGACG ATCAAGGTCCAGCAGATCGCTATGGAGATGCAGCTGACCCCTTTCCTCATCCTCCTTCGCAAAACCTTGGAGCAGCTCCAAGAGAAGGACACAGGCAACATCTTCAGCGAGCCGGTCCCTCTGTCTGAG GTACCTGACTATCTAGACCACATCAAAAAGCCCATGGACTTTTTCACCATGAAGCAGAACTTGGAGGCTTACCGCTACCTGAACTTTGATGATTTTGAGGAGGACTTCAACCTCATCGTCAGCAACTGCCTCAAGTATAATGCCAAGGACACCATCTTCTACCGGGCGGCAGTGCGGCTCCGAGAGCAGGGTGGCGCTGTGCTCCGCCAGGCCCGGCGCCAGGCAGAAAAAATGGGCATTGACTTTGAGACGGGCATGCATATCCCCCACAGTCTGGCTGGAGACGAGGCCCCACACCACACTGAAGATG TGGAGGAAGAGCGGCTGGTCCTGCTGGAGAACCAAAAGCACCTGCCCGTGGAAGAGCAGCTGAAGTTGTTGCTGGAGCGGCTGGATGAGGTGAATGCCAGCAAGCAGAGCGTGGGCCGCTCACGGCGTGCAAAGATGATCAAGAAAGAGATGACAGCGCTGCGGCGGAAGCTTGCCCACCAGCGGGAAACTGGACGGGATGGGTCTGAGCGGCATGGCCCCTCCAGCCGGGGCAGCCTGACACCCCACCCAGCAGCCTGTGACAAGGACGGGCAGACGGACAGTGCCGCCGAGGAGAGCAGCAGCCAGGAGACAAGCAAAG GCCTAGGTCCCAACATGTCCTCAACCCCCGCACATGAGGTGGGCAGGAGAACCTCAGTTCTGTTCTCCAAAAAGAACCCGAAGACAGCTGGACCGCCCAAGaggccgggccggccccccaaaaacCGGGAGAGCCAGATGACCCCCAGCCACGGAGGCAGTCCTGTGGGGCCCCCTCAGCTCCCCATCATGGGCTCCCTGCGTCAGCGCAAGCGGGGTAGGAGCCCCCGGCCCAGTTCGAGCTCAGACAGCGACAGTGATAAATCCACAGAAGACCCCCCAATGG aCTTACCAGCCAATGGCTTCAGCGGTGGAAACCAGCCAGTGAAGAAGAGTTTCTTGGTGTACCGTAATGACTGCAGCCTTCCCCGGAGCAGCTCAGACTCGGAGtccagcagcagtagcagcagcagtgcTGCCTCAGACCGGACCAG CACAACACCCTCAAAACAAGGCCGGGGCAAGCCCTCCTTCTCTCGGGGCACGTTCCCTGAAGACAGCAGTGAAGATACCTCAGGCACTGAGAACGAGGCCTACTCCGTGGGCACTGGCCGCGGCGTGGGCCACAGCA TGGTAAGGAAGAGTTTGGGCCGGGGAGCTGGCTGGCTGTCGGAGGATGAGGACTCCCCGCTGGATGCTCTGGACCTGGTGTGGGCCAAATGTCGAGGGTATCCTTCGTACCCAGCTCTG ATCATTGATCCAAAGATGCCCCGGGAAGGTATATTCCACCATGGGGTTCCCATCCCCGTGCCCCCACTGGAGGTGCTGAAACTTGGGGAGCAGATGACCCAGGAAGCCCGAGAGCATCTCTACCTCGTCCTCTTCTTTGACAACAAGCGAACCTG GCAGTGGCTGCCCAGGACTAAGCTGGTTCCTCTGGGCGTGAACCAGGACCTCGACAAGGAGAAGATGCTGGAAGGCCGCAAGTCCAACATCCGCAAGTCAGTGCAGATCGCTTACCACAGGGCTCTGCAGCACCGCAGTAAGGTGCAGGGGGAGCAGAGCAGCGAGACCAGCGATAGTGACTGA
- the BRPF1 gene encoding peregrin isoform X1 translates to MGVDFDVKTFCHNLRATKPPYECPVETCRKVYKSYSGIEYHLYHYDHDNPPPPQQTPLRKHKKKGRQSRPANKQSPSPSEVSQSPGREVMSYAQAQRMVEVDLHGRVHRISIFDNLDVVSEDEEAPEEAPENGSNKENTETPAATPKSGKHKNKEKRKDSNHHHHHNASASTTPKLPEVVYRELEQDTPDAPPRPTSYYRYIEKSAEELDEEVEYDMDEEDYIWLDIMNERRKTEGVSPIPQEIFEYLMDRLEKESYFESHNKGDPNALVDEDAVCCICNDGECQNSNVILFCDMCNLAVHQECYGVPYIPEGQWLCRRCLQSPSRAVDCALCPNKGGAFKQTDDGRWAHVVCALWIPEVCFANTVFLEPIDSIEHIPPARWKLTCYICKQRGSGACIQCHKANCYTAFHVTCAQQAGLYMKMEPVRETGANGTSFSVRKTAYCDIHTPPGSARRLPALSHSEGEEDEDEEEDEGKSWSSEKVKKAKAKSRIKMKKARKILAEKRAAAPVVSVPCIPPHRLSKITNRLTIQRKSQFMQRLHSYWTLKRQSRNGVPLLRRLQTHLQSQRNCDQVGRDSEDKNWALKEQLKSWQRLRHDLERARLLVELIRKREKLKRETIKVQQIAMEMQLTPFLILLRKTLEQLQEKDTGNIFSEPVPLSEVTELDEVPDYLDHIKKPMDFFTMKQNLEAYRYLNFDDFEEDFNLIVSNCLKYNAKDTIFYRAAVRLREQGGAVLRQARRQAEKMGIDFETGMHIPHSLAGDEAPHHTEDAVEEERLVLLENQKHLPVEEQLKLLLERLDEVNASKQSVGRSRRAKMIKKEMTALRRKLAHQRETGRDGSERHGPSSRGSLTPHPAACDKDGQTDSAAEESSSQETSKGLGPNMSSTPAHEVGRRTSVLFSKKNPKTAGPPKRPGRPPKNRESQMTPSHGGSPVGPPQLPIMGSLRQRKRGRSPRPSSSSDSDSDKSTEDPPMDLPANGFSGGNQPVKKSFLVYRNDCSLPRSSSDSESSSSSSSSAASDRTSTTPSKQGRGKPSFSRGTFPEDSSEDTSGTENEAYSVGTGRGVGHSSKYPCPRPGMQGAQCQGLASPLAADPPPLSHSCEVVRKSLGRGAGWLSEDEDSPLDALDLVWAKCRGYPSYPALIIDPKMPREGIFHHGVPIPVPPLEVLKLGEQMTQEAREHLYLVLFFDNKRTWQWLPRTKLVPLGVNQDLDKEKMLEGRKSNIRKSVQIAYHRALQHRSKVQGEQSSETSDSD, encoded by the exons ATGGGGGTGGACTTTGATGTGAAGACTTTCTGCCACAACTTGCGGGCAACTAAGCCACCATATGAGTGTCCCGTGGAGACCTGCCGCAAGGTCTACAAGAGTTACAGTGGTATCGAGTACCATCTGTACCACTATGACCACGACAACCCACCGCCTCCACAGCAGACTCCGCTCCGCAAACACAAAAAGAAGGGGCGCCAGTCACGCCCAGCCAATAAGCAGTCACCCAGCCCCTCAGAGGTATCCCAGTCACCAGGCCGTGAGGTGATGAGCTACGCACAGGCCCAACGCATGGTGGAGGTGGACTTGCATGGCCGTGTCCACCGAATCAGCATCTTTGACAACCTGGATGTGGTGTCAGAGGATGAGGAGGCCCCTGAggaggcccctgagaatggcagcAACAAGGAGAACACTGAGACGCCAGCTGCTACTCCCAAGTCAGGCAAGCATAAAAACAAGGAGAAGCGCAAGGActccaaccatcaccaccaccataatGCTTCTGCGAGCACCACTCCCAAGCTGCCAGAGGTGGTATACCGGGAACTGGAGCAGGACACTCCTGATGCCCCACCCCGGCCAACTTCCTATTACCG GTACATCGAGAAGTCGGCAGAGGAGCTGGACGAGGAAGTGGAGTATGACATGGATGAAGAGGACTACATCTGGCTGGATATCATGAATGAGCGGCGGAAGACAGAGGGTGTGAGTCCCATCCCGCAGGAGATCTTTGAGTACTTAATGGACCGGCTGGAGAAGGAGTCCTACTTTGAGAGCCACAATAAAGGTGACCCCAATGCACTAGTGGATGAGGATGCTGTGTGCTGTATCTGCAACGATGGTGAGTGCCAGAACAGCAATGTCATCCTTTTCTGTGACATGTGCAACCTGGCTGTGCACCAGGAGTGCTATGGTGTCCCCTACATCCCTGAGGGCCAGTGGCTGTGCCGCCGCTGCCTACAGTCACCCTCCCGTGCTGTGGACTGTGCCCTGTGCCCCAACAAGGGTGGTGCCTTCAAGCAGACAGATGATGGGCGCTGGGCCCATGTGGTGTGTGCCCTGTGGATCCCTGAGGTCTGCTTCGCCAACACGGTCTTCCTGGAGCCTATCGACAGCATTGAGCACATCCCACCAGCTCGCTGGAAGCTGACCTGCTACATTTGCAAACAGCGGGGCTCAGGGGCCTGCATCCAGTGCCACAAGGCCAACTGCTACACAGCCTTCCACGTGACATGTGCCCAGCAGGCCGGCCTTTACATGAAGATGGAGCCTGTGCGGGAGACGGGTGCCAACGGCACTTCCTTCAGTGTCCGCAAGACAGCCTACTGCGATATCCACACACCCCCAGGTTCGGCGCGCCGCCTGCCTGCTCTGTCCCACAGTGAGGGTGAGGAGGATGAGGACGAGGAGGAGGACGAGGGTAAGAGTTGGAGCTCAGAGAAGGTCAAGAAGGCCAAGGCCAAGTCCCGGATCAAGATGAAGAAGGCGCGGAAGATCCTGGCAGAGAAGCGGGCAGCAGCACCTGTGGTGTCGGTGCCCTGCATCCCGCCACACAG GCTCAGTAAAATCACCAACCGCTTGACCATCCAAAGGAAGAGCCAGTTCATGCAGAGGCTGCACAGCTACTGGACGCTGAAGCGGCAGTCGCGGAACGGGGTCCCACTGCTCCGTCGCCTGCAGACACACCTACAGTCTCAGAGGAACTGTGACCAAGTTGGG AGAGATTCTGAGGATAAGAACTGGGCCCTCAAAGAACAGCTCAAGTCCTGGCAGCGGCTCCGGCATGACCTGGAGCGAGCTCGGCTGCTGGTTGAGCTGATCCGCAAGCGGGAGAAACTCAAAAGGGAGACG ATCAAGGTCCAGCAGATCGCTATGGAGATGCAGCTGACCCCTTTCCTCATCCTCCTTCGCAAAACCTTGGAGCAGCTCCAAGAGAAGGACACAGGCAACATCTTCAGCGAGCCGGTCCCTCTGTCTGAGGTAACCGAATTGGACGAA GTACCTGACTATCTAGACCACATCAAAAAGCCCATGGACTTTTTCACCATGAAGCAGAACTTGGAGGCTTACCGCTACCTGAACTTTGATGATTTTGAGGAGGACTTCAACCTCATCGTCAGCAACTGCCTCAAGTATAATGCCAAGGACACCATCTTCTACCGGGCGGCAGTGCGGCTCCGAGAGCAGGGTGGCGCTGTGCTCCGCCAGGCCCGGCGCCAGGCAGAAAAAATGGGCATTGACTTTGAGACGGGCATGCATATCCCCCACAGTCTGGCTGGAGACGAGGCCCCACACCACACTGAAGATG CAGTGGAGGAAGAGCGGCTGGTCCTGCTGGAGAACCAAAAGCACCTGCCCGTGGAAGAGCAGCTGAAGTTGTTGCTGGAGCGGCTGGATGAGGTGAATGCCAGCAAGCAGAGCGTGGGCCGCTCACGGCGTGCAAAGATGATCAAGAAAGAGATGACAGCGCTGCGGCGGAAGCTTGCCCACCAGCGGGAAACTGGACGGGATGGGTCTGAGCGGCATGGCCCCTCCAGCCGGGGCAGCCTGACACCCCACCCAGCAGCCTGTGACAAGGACGGGCAGACGGACAGTGCCGCCGAGGAGAGCAGCAGCCAGGAGACAAGCAAAG GCCTAGGTCCCAACATGTCCTCAACCCCCGCACATGAGGTGGGCAGGAGAACCTCAGTTCTGTTCTCCAAAAAGAACCCGAAGACAGCTGGACCGCCCAAGaggccgggccggccccccaaaaacCGGGAGAGCCAGATGACCCCCAGCCACGGAGGCAGTCCTGTGGGGCCCCCTCAGCTCCCCATCATGGGCTCCCTGCGTCAGCGCAAGCGGGGTAGGAGCCCCCGGCCCAGTTCGAGCTCAGACAGCGACAGTGATAAATCCACAGAAGACCCCCCAATGG aCTTACCAGCCAATGGCTTCAGCGGTGGAAACCAGCCAGTGAAGAAGAGTTTCTTGGTGTACCGTAATGACTGCAGCCTTCCCCGGAGCAGCTCAGACTCGGAGtccagcagcagtagcagcagcagtgcTGCCTCAGACCGGACCAG CACAACACCCTCAAAACAAGGCCGGGGCAAGCCCTCCTTCTCTCGGGGCACGTTCCCTGAAGACAGCAGTGAAGATACCTCAGGCACTGAGAACGAGGCCTACTCCGTGGGCACTGGCCGCGGCGTGGGCCACAGCAGTAAGTACCCTTGCCCAAGGCCTGGGATGCAGGGGGCCCAGTGTCAGGGCCTTGCAAGCCCCCTGGCTGCTGATCCACCTCCTCTCTCCCATTCTTGTGAAGTGGTAAGGAAGAGTTTGGGCCGGGGAGCTGGCTGGCTGTCGGAGGATGAGGACTCCCCGCTGGATGCTCTGGACCTGGTGTGGGCCAAATGTCGAGGGTATCCTTCGTACCCAGCTCTG ATCATTGATCCAAAGATGCCCCGGGAAGGTATATTCCACCATGGGGTTCCCATCCCCGTGCCCCCACTGGAGGTGCTGAAACTTGGGGAGCAGATGACCCAGGAAGCCCGAGAGCATCTCTACCTCGTCCTCTTCTTTGACAACAAGCGAACCTG GCAGTGGCTGCCCAGGACTAAGCTGGTTCCTCTGGGCGTGAACCAGGACCTCGACAAGGAGAAGATGCTGGAAGGCCGCAAGTCCAACATCCGCAAGTCAGTGCAGATCGCTTACCACAGGGCTCTGCAGCACCGCAGTAAGGTGCAGGGGGAGCAGAGCAGCGAGACCAGCGATAGTGACTGA